The Chitinophaga lutea genome contains the following window.
CCAAAACACGCCTGCTGCTGAACCACCGCCCGCAGGCGGCCGGAACTTTTATCCCCCTGCCTTTCAGTGCCCAAAAATCGGCCAAAGGCGAAGTGCTGCCGGGAGTGAACGACCTCGATAACGTTTGGCTCATTGACGTGAAAGCGGCGGAAGACGAAATCAACCCCCACGGCGCCCCCATGGAGTTTTACATCAAAAAGACCAAAGAAGCCAAACAGAACGGCGCCACCGGCATTATTTTCTTCAACGGGCCGGAAACAACATTTACCGTGCAGAAATGGCTCGACGAAAAAGTAGACCCGCTTCCTATCCCCGCCATCTGGGCCGGCCCGGAAGTGAGCAAAATATTCAGTGCCGACGATGCCAACGGTTTCCAGGTGGATTTTGAAGTGGAGCTCAAACCCAGCAAAAGGACCGGTACTAACGTAGTAGGTTATATCGACAATGGCGCCGCCACCACCGTGATACTGGGCGCGCACTTCGACCATATCGGGTATGGCGAAGACCATAATTCCATGGCACCTTCCGAAAAAGCCATCCACAACGGCGCCGACGATAACGCCAGCGGCACGGCCGCCCTCATCGAGCTGGGCCGGATGCTGAAAGCGTCGTCCCTGAAAAAGAACAATTACGCCGTGGTGGCCTTTTCCGGTGAAGAACTCGGCCTCTTCGGCAGCAAATATTTTATCGATAACGGCGGCATCCCCATGAAAGACGTGAACTATATGGTAAACATGGATATGGTAGGCCGCCTCACTGCCGATAAAGGTCTCCAGATCGGTGGCGTCGGCACGTCTCCCGCCTGGGACGCCATCCTGAAAAGCGCTGTTCCTCCCGGCATCAAGGTCAGCTACGACTCCACCGGCGCTGGCCCATCCGACCATGCTGCATTTTACCGCAAAGATGTGCCCGTGCTGTTTTTCTTTACCGGCACCCACGGCGATTACCATAAGCCCAGTGACGATACAGACAAAATCAACTATGACGGCAGCCTCAAAGTGGTGAAACTGGTGTACAGCATCGTTGAAAAAGCCAACGTACAGCCGCGCCTGGCATTCACCAAAACCCGCGACCGGCAGCCCGTTAGCACCAAATTTTCCGTAACGCTGGGCATCATGCCGGACTATACTTATAATAAAGGTGGTGTACGGGTGGAAGGCGTTTCCGATGGTAAACCCGCCAGGAAAGCCGGCATCGTGCCCGGCGATGTGATCGTGCAACTGGGTGAAAAGCCGGTGAGTGACGTGGAATCCTACATGAGCGCGCTCTCCGTATTTAAGGCTGGCGACCATACCACCGTTAAAGTAAAGCGCGGCAAAGAAGAGAAAGTATTTGATATCGCTTTTTAAATGTGGTTTTTATAACTTGCGGTATGCGTTATCTTTTATTTTCCCTGGCACTGCTGGCTGCGTGTAATCCCGTGCGCGAAAAAACAGATACCACCAATTATGAAGTGATCAGCGACAAGTGTTTTGTGCTGCGCGAACAACACGCTACGGCCGACAGCCTCGTGAACGCCAGCCGCGACAGTATTATCCGCTATCTTCAGCAACACGACTTCCAGGCCCGGTATGTGAAGAAAGACAGCCTCATGTTCCGCCGCGCCAACGCGCTGCAGGTGGAAATTGTGCTGCCGGCCCCGCAGGATGCCTGGGAATCCAATACGATCATAGTATTCGATCCGCAAAAAAATCCGCTGTTCGTGAATCTCCGGAAAGGGACTTCGCAGGTACAGCAGTATGTAAGCGGACAGTAAACCAGAAAACTCTTATCCCTTGCCAGTTCATCAACACATCAGGGTGACGGCAGATGCCGTTGTGCTGCGTTTTTCCTCTAAAGAAGGCATGATGGTGCTGCTCAGTAAACGCAGCATCCCCCCACACATTTTTAAATGGGGCCTGCCCGGCGGTTTCATCCGCAACGACGAGCCCGTTGAAGATGCCGTGCACCGTGAAATCCGCGATGAAACCGGGTTACGCGCCAATTACCTCGAACAGTTCCGCACGTTCGGCGCGCCGGACCGGGACCCTCGCGGCCGTGTGCTGTGCGTGGCGCATATAGGCCTGATCAAACCTACCGCTACCAAGCTGATTCCCGGCG
Protein-coding sequences here:
- a CDS encoding M20/M25/M40 family metallo-hydrolase; this encodes MKKIYLLCPLVCLTLAAYPQKKADRKIMSNLQLHVAYLASDKLEGRRTGTAGEQLAAAYIAEQMKQAGLSPKGTSGYLQEFTVREGKEAGPKTRLLLNHRPQAAGTFIPLPFSAQKSAKGEVLPGVNDLDNVWLIDVKAAEDEINPHGAPMEFYIKKTKEAKQNGATGIIFFNGPETTFTVQKWLDEKVDPLPIPAIWAGPEVSKIFSADDANGFQVDFEVELKPSKRTGTNVVGYIDNGAATTVILGAHFDHIGYGEDHNSMAPSEKAIHNGADDNASGTAALIELGRMLKASSLKKNNYAVVAFSGEELGLFGSKYFIDNGGIPMKDVNYMVNMDMVGRLTADKGLQIGGVGTSPAWDAILKSAVPPGIKVSYDSTGAGPSDHAAFYRKDVPVLFFFTGTHGDYHKPSDDTDKINYDGSLKVVKLVYSIVEKANVQPRLAFTKTRDRQPVSTKFSVTLGIMPDYTYNKGGVRVEGVSDGKPARKAGIVPGDVIVQLGEKPVSDVESYMSALSVFKAGDHTTVKVKRGKEEKVFDIAF